A region of the Brachybacterium sacelli genome:
TCCGGGCCGGCAGCTGCCTCGGGATCGTCGGCGAGTCGGGGTCCGGCAAATCCGTCACGGCGCGCTCCCTGCTGGGCCTCGACGGTGACCGGGCCGAGGTCACGGCGACGACCCTCGAGGCCGGCGAGGACCTGCTCACCTGCTCGCAGGAGCAGCTTCGTCGGCTGCGCGGGAGCAGGATCGGGTACGTCCTCCAGGATGCCCTGGTCTCGCTCGATCCGCTGCGGACCGTCGGCGCGGAGATCGCGGAGCCGCTGCGCATCCACGGTGTGCCCCGTGTGGACCGGTTCCCGCGCGTGCTCGAGCTGCTCGAGGCGGCGGGCGTGCCCGAGCCGGAGCTGCGCGCCCGACAGTTGCCGGGCGAGCTCTCCGGGGGCCTGCGGCAGCGGGCACTGATCGCCGCGGCGCTCGCCCTCGGACCGGAGATCCTCATCGCCGACGAGCCCACCACGGCGCTCGACGTCACGGTGCAGGCGCAAATCCTCGCGCTGCTCGAAAGGAGCCTCGGGGACGGACGGGCCGTCGTCCTGATCAGCCATGACCTGGCCGTGGTGGAGCGTCTGGCCGACCACGTCCTGGTCATGAAGGACGGCCGCGTCGTCGAGCAGGGTCCCACGCGCGAGGTCCTCACCCGGCCGCGCGAGGATTACACGAAGCGGCTCATCGCCGCGGTCCCCTCGGTCCACTCCCGCGGTGAACGGCTCTCGGACGCCCCACCGGCACGGATCCCGGCCGCCCGGACGGAGCAGCCATCGGCCGACGGACCGGTCCTGACGCTCGAAGGTGTCTCCAAGCGGTTCCGCGGGCCGGACGGCACCGCGCGCACCGTCGTCGACGACGTCTCCTTCGAGCTGCGGGCGGGGGAGACGCTGGGCATCGTCGGCGAGTCCGGCTCCGGCAAGTCGACGACCGCCCGCATGGCGCTTGCGCTGACCGAGCCGACCCACGGCCGGGTCCTCCTCGGCGGCCGGCCATGGTCGGAGCTGCCTGAGCGCCGGCGCCGTGAGGGACGACGGCGCATCGGAGTCGTGCATCAGGATCCGCTGGGGTCCTTCGACCCCCGGTGGACGGTCGGCCGCACCATCGCCGATGCCGTGCCCGGCACCGTGAGCCGGGTGGAGCGCGCCGCACGGGTCGACGAGCTCCTCGTCGCCGTCGGCCTCGGCCCGCAGCACGCCGCACGCCATCCGCTCACTCTGTCGGGGGGTCAGCGCCAGCGCGTCTCCATCGCGCGCGCCCTCGCCCCCGGCCCCGAGATCCTCGTCCTGGACGAGCCCGTGTCCGCCCTCGACGTCTCGATCCAGGCGCAGGTCCTCGATCTGCTCGAGGATCTGCAGGACGCGCTGGGCACCGCATTCCTGTTCATCTCCCACGACCTCGGCGTCGTGCATCACGTCAGCGATCGGGTGCTGGTGATGCAGGGCGGCCGGATCGTGGAATCCGGCACGGCGGACGAGGTGTTCCTCGCCCCCGAGCACCCCTACACCCGGGAGCTCGTCGCCGCGCTGCCCCGACCCGAACTGGAGGAGATCGCATGACCGCGACCGATACCCGCAGGACCGAATCGTCGGTTCAGACCATCCCGGCCGTCCCGAGCGCCGTCGAGCATGCCGAGCTGCGGGAGCGGTTCGCCCCCGTGCTCGCCACGATCGCGGAGGGAGCCGCCGAGCGCGACCGGGAACGGCGCCTCCCGCACGCCGAGGTGCGAGCGCTCGCCGAGGCCGGATTCACCGCCGTCACCGTGCCGACGGCGCACGGTGGGGCCGGGGCGGGCGTCGAGACCCTGTTCCGCCTGCTCCTCGACCTCGGCGAGGCGGATTCCAACCTGCCGCAGCTGCTGCGCGCCCATTTCGCCTTCGTCAACGACATCCTGATCGGTGTGGAGGACGGTGACACGGACACCTGGCTGACCGCGATCGCCGAGGGGGCCGTGTTCGGCAACGCCAGCCACGAACGCAGCACCGCGACGGTCGGGGACCTCGCGACGACCGTGACCCCCGATGGGGACGGCTTCCGACTCTCCGGTGAGAAGCACTACTCCACGGGCTCGATCTTCGCGGACTGGATCAACGTCTCGGCACGGTCTCCCGACGGTCGCCGCGCCCGCGTCACCATCGCGGCCGACGACCCGGGGGTGGAACTGCGCGATGACTGGGACGGCTTCGGCCAGGTCCTCACCGGCAGCGGCTCGACGCTGCTGCGCGAGGTGCCGGTCCCGGCCTCCAGGGTGCGGGTCCTCGAGGGGCGCGGCGAGGGCGCCACGACGACGCAGACCGCGTTCCTCCAGCTCGTCCTGCTCGCCTCCCTCGTGGGAGCCGGACGCGCGGCGCTCCGCGAAGCCGTCGGGTTCGTGCGCTCGCGCACCCGCGTGTACTCGCAGGGCAGCGGGTCGACGGCTGCGACGGACCCCCTGGTCCAGCAGGTGGTGGGGAGGTTGTCGGCCGATGTCGCCTCCGCGCAGGATTCAGTGCTCGCAGCCGCTCGTGCCCTCGGCGACGCGCAGGCCTCCCTCGGCGGGCCACGGGCGCAGGAGCTCACCGACGCGGCGGAGCTGCGCACCGTCCAGGCGCAGATCACGACGGTCAAGGACGTCCTCCACGTCACGACGGAGTTGTTCGAGGTGGGCGGTGCATCCGCCACCTCCCGTGGACGCGGACTGGACCGGCACTGGCGCAACGTCCGGACCCTCGCCTCGCACAACCCGGTGATCTATCAGCAGCGGGCGATCGGGGATCGCCTCCTGAACGGGACCGACCTGCTGTACTTCTGGTCCACCGGGGAGAAGAAGCCGACCACGGGAGGCAACGGCTGAGCAGCGCCACGAGTCTCTCGGAGGGCGTGACGCCTGTCCCGGGTCATCCCTGCTCGGACGGAGGGCGCGAAGTAGGCACGCCCGCGTCTGCCGCGACCTCGCTCCAGGTTCGGGCGAGGGTCTCCACGGTCGCGTGCGCGTTCAGCCCGCTCGGTTGCGGCACCACCCACAGCGTCACGTCCCCCGGCCACCGGCGGACGGTGGCCGGGTCCTGGATCCCCAACTGCGCCCGCCGTGCGTCGAACGCCGTGCGGAAGGCCGTGATCCCGGCGATCGCCACCACAGCGGGCCGCAGCGCATCGGCGCGTCGCACCAGCTCCTCGCCCGCGGACTGAAGCTCGGCCCTGGTCAGCTCGTCGGCCCGGGCGGTGGCGCGACCGACGAGGTTCGTGATCCCGATGCCGCGCTCGCGCAGGTTCTCCTCGTCCTCCTCCTGAAGACCGCGGGAGGCGTCGACCGGTCGCGCGGTGAGTCCGGCCCGGTGCAGCGAGGGCCAGAACCGATTGCCGGGACGGGCGAAGGGCGCGTTGACCGCCGCGGTCCACAGGCCCGGATTGATGCCGACGATCAGCAGGCGCAGCACCTGCCCGCGGGTGGGATCGGGCAGGACGTCCTGGAGGGCGTCCTGTGACAGGGTGGCGAAGGTCGGCAGATCCGTCCGGGTGGGACGTCGGTCTGCCAGGGGAGAGGAGCGTCGAGTGCTCATGGCGGTCACGGTACGACACGACTGGCTATCGTCGACGTCGTCATTCCGCTGTCTCCACCGTCTCCACCGATGCCGATTCCTGTGCCCCCCTCGAGGTGGGTTCAAGCATCGGTCATTCCTTCATAATTCGGTGTTATCCGCAATTTTACGCTGCTTTCAAGTGCTTCCCTATGGACGGGCATTGCAGACCTCCTTCCCGCCATGTATGGTCTTTCGACCAACGTTGCGTGGTGCGCCTCACACTCGGGCGTGTGTATCCGCGTAGCGATCAACGAGGGGAACCCATGGATTCTTACATCAAGACCAGAACTCTGGGGACGCGTCTGACCGTTCTCGTCGGCGCCGCGGTCTGCGCAGCCGGCTTCATGGTCGCTGGCGCCGGATCTGCCGACGCGGCCAGCTGCGGGGACGCCATGGTCGACAAGATCGGAAAGCAGGACGTGGTCGTCCAGTCCTGTCCGAAGGGGAAGCAGGTCGTCTACACGGTGACTTGCGGGTTCGGGGGCGGAAACAGCACTAAGACCGCCTCAGCCTACTTCGATGCCTTCGAGAGTCGGATCACCGAGATCGACTGCGGTCGCGGTCTGAATGCCACGGATGTCGATTGGGAGTACGCATGAGCCGTCAGAACATCATCACCAAGCCGATCGTCTCCGCGGCCGCCGCGCTTGTGGCTGCGGGTGGGATTCTTGCAGCTGGGGCTGCGCCGGCAACGGCAGGCGGAGCCACGTGCCCTCCAGCTGAACTCACCAGCGGTGGGCATGCCGCGAAGCATTCGTGCAAGATCACTGATGGCCCGGTGGAAATAATGTACACGTTCAAGTGCTACGGGATTCCTCCGAAGGAGAAGAACAAGGCGGTCACGTGGAACAAGAGTGACACCAAGACGATTCAGAACCCCTGTACGGGCGCTAGTGCCTACGCGGTGTCGTACAAGATCGTCTGACCTCGATGTTTCATGGGGCCCGTGATCGGGGCCGCGGGGCGTCTTTGCCCGCGCTCGTGGAGAGATTCTGGTATGCAGGTGCGACGGGGTGCCGCGTGTCGTCGCGGTGGTCGGGTCTGGGACCGACGCACGCTCAGGTGTCAGTTGGTGTCGGGCCGCGAGGCTCACGGCCGGGTTCATGATGGTCTCGTAGCCGATGGGGGTTGATCGATTTGCGGCGAGATCGACTACGTCTTCGACACCTCCCAACGCCCACACCGACCCACCTGACAAGAGACCCACCTGACAAGACCCGCCGACATCCCCGCCCGACGTCGAGCACGCCAGAGTTCACGAGAGTCCGTCACCCTCGCGAGCCGCCCTCGCCACGGTCTCGTCGGAACCCTGGACCGTCGCTACGGTGGAGGGATGCATCTGCGCATCGCCCCCGGGGACCTCACAGAGACCGTCGTCGACGCCGTCGTCAACGCCGCCAACTCCTCCTTGCTCGGCGGCGGGGGCGTGGACGGCGCCATCCACCGCCGCGGCGGACCCGACATCCTCGACGAGTGCCGCCACCTGCGTGAGACGACCCTGCCCGAGGGACTGCCCGCCGGAGAGGCCGTCGCGACCACGGCCGGGCAGCTCCCGGCCCGCTGGGTGATCCACGCCGTCGGCCCCGTGCATTCCACCCGCGAGGACCGCTCGCCGACCCTGGCTTCGTGCTATCGCGAGGCGCTGCGCGTCGCCGGGGAGATCGGTGCCCGCAGCGTCGCGTTCCCTGCCATCTCCGCGGGCGTCTACGGCTGGCCGATGGACGATGCCGCCCGGATCGCCGTCGAGACCGTCCGCGACGTCGCCTCCCGGCAGCCGACGGAGGCCTCGGGAGTCGAAGAGGTCGTGTTCGTGCCCTTCGGCGCCGACGCCGAGTCTGCGTTCCGGGAACATCTATCCGACTGAGCCAATGGGCGCCGGCCCCGCGCGTACTGTGTCCCCATGCGCACCGGTGAGGCAGGTCCACTGCACGTCATCGCCGGCCCCATGTTCGCCGGCAAGACCGAAGAGCTGCTGAGGCGCGTCCACCGGGCACGACTGGCGGGGCTGCAGGTCGACGTCGTGGGCCATCGGCTCGACGACCGCGGAGGCCCCGAACGGCTCAGCACCCACATCGGCCGCACCGAGCCCGCTCGCATGCTCGAATCCGCCGACGCCGTGCGTGACGTCCTGTCGGGCAAGAGCCCGGACCTTGTCGCGATCGACGAGGCGCAGTTCTTCGGCCCCGCGATCGTCCCGGTGATCGAACAGCTGCTCGCCGACGGTATCCAGGTCGAGGTCGCGGGGCTCTGCGTCACCTACGACGGCGGCCCCTTCGAACCGGTCCCGAGCCTGATGGCGCAGGCGGAAGAGGTCGTGAAGCTGACCGCCGTGTGTGCCGTCTGCGGCGCGGATGCCGCCTTCCACG
Encoded here:
- a CDS encoding dipeptide ABC transporter ATP-binding protein, with amino-acid sequence MNALITVENLSVAFDGNPVVQDVSFTVRAGSCLGIVGESGSGKSVTARSLLGLDGDRAEVTATTLEAGEDLLTCSQEQLRRLRGSRIGYVLQDALVSLDPLRTVGAEIAEPLRIHGVPRVDRFPRVLELLEAAGVPEPELRARQLPGELSGGLRQRALIAAALALGPEILIADEPTTALDVTVQAQILALLERSLGDGRAVVLISHDLAVVERLADHVLVMKDGRVVEQGPTREVLTRPREDYTKRLIAAVPSVHSRGERLSDAPPARIPAARTEQPSADGPVLTLEGVSKRFRGPDGTARTVVDDVSFELRAGETLGIVGESGSGKSTTARMALALTEPTHGRVLLGGRPWSELPERRRREGRRRIGVVHQDPLGSFDPRWTVGRTIADAVPGTVSRVERAARVDELLVAVGLGPQHAARHPLTLSGGQRQRVSIARALAPGPEILVLDEPVSALDVSIQAQVLDLLEDLQDALGTAFLFISHDLGVVHHVSDRVLVMQGGRIVESGTADEVFLAPEHPYTRELVAALPRPELEEIA
- a CDS encoding acyl-CoA dehydrogenase family protein yields the protein MTATDTRRTESSVQTIPAVPSAVEHAELRERFAPVLATIAEGAAERDRERRLPHAEVRALAEAGFTAVTVPTAHGGAGAGVETLFRLLLDLGEADSNLPQLLRAHFAFVNDILIGVEDGDTDTWLTAIAEGAVFGNASHERSTATVGDLATTVTPDGDGFRLSGEKHYSTGSIFADWINVSARSPDGRRARVTIAADDPGVELRDDWDGFGQVLTGSGSTLLREVPVPASRVRVLEGRGEGATTTQTAFLQLVLLASLVGAGRAALREAVGFVRSRTRVYSQGSGSTAATDPLVQQVVGRLSADVASAQDSVLAAARALGDAQASLGGPRAQELTDAAELRTVQAQITTVKDVLHVTTELFEVGGASATSRGRGLDRHWRNVRTLASHNPVIYQQRAIGDRLLNGTDLLYFWSTGEKKPTTGGNG
- a CDS encoding O-acetyl-ADP-ribose deacetylase — its product is MHLRIAPGDLTETVVDAVVNAANSSLLGGGGVDGAIHRRGGPDILDECRHLRETTLPEGLPAGEAVATTAGQLPARWVIHAVGPVHSTREDRSPTLASCYREALRVAGEIGARSVAFPAISAGVYGWPMDDAARIAVETVRDVASRQPTEASGVEEVVFVPFGADAESAFREHLSD
- a CDS encoding mismatch-specific DNA-glycosylase — translated: MSTRRSSPLADRRPTRTDLPTFATLSQDALQDVLPDPTRGQVLRLLIVGINPGLWTAAVNAPFARPGNRFWPSLHRAGLTARPVDASRGLQEEDEENLRERGIGITNLVGRATARADELTRAELQSAGEELVRRADALRPAVVAIAGITAFRTAFDARRAQLGIQDPATVRRWPGDVTLWVVPQPSGLNAHATVETLARTWSEVAADAGVPTSRPPSEQG
- a CDS encoding thymidine kinase gives rise to the protein MRTGEAGPLHVIAGPMFAGKTEELLRRVHRARLAGLQVDVVGHRLDDRGGPERLSTHIGRTEPARMLESADAVRDVLSGKSPDLVAIDEAQFFGPAIVPVIEQLLADGIQVEVAGLCVTYDGGPFEPVPSLMAQAEEVVKLTAVCAVCGADAAFHVRLLADGGDALRATAEQVGGSESYQARCRAHRRLRHPGQVQSIALSP